GCGGGGTACGATTTTGTAAATTGAATGGAGTCTGATTATAAGCAAATCCTCCCCGTAAAGTAAGGGAAGAGTTATAACGATAATCAGCGCCAAGAGCACCAAAAAATGTGTTATGCCATTTCATGGGCACAATATAAATTGTTTCATAAGCATCTGGAGTTGAAATAACAAGATCGCCTAAATAATCCCAGAAAGTAACCTGAGCTGTTGCTTTAAGGGTCCACTCATTTATATCGTGGGCAAGACCAATAGTTAATACACCTGGTGTCCTAAAATTATTACTCACGGCGGTTTCACTATTAAATAAAAAAGTAGTTGCAGGCGAAGGTACTATATCTCCGATAATCGTATATTGTTCGCCATGGCCGCTTAGATTTGTGGAAATTTCCGAGCGGTAACTTACCCCAAAACGAGTAAATTGGTCCCACTGATATAAAGCGCCAATTGTATAACCATAACCCCATCCATCACTTTTTAAATGGGTAGGCTGTGTGGATGCGATAAAAAGGTCAATAGAAGGAACCCCTGTGTTTACTCCATCAAAATGCGAAAAAATTGTTTTTAGATATTGAGCTTGAAAACCAACCCCTAAAGATAATTTCTCACTAACTTGATATGCGAGAGATGGATTAATATCAACCGAATTTATCTCACTTTTGACCGTTGCATAACGCAATACAGAAGCTTCGGAATATTTATTATATAAATAGAATGGTTCCACAACCGCTAAACCCAGGGTTAACTTATCAAGAGGTGTGCGCCAACCGATATAACCTTGTGGGATAAAAACTGCGTTGCTGATGTTATGTTGGGAAGCTTTCCCTTGAACAGGTCCGGCAATAGTTGATGGCGGCATACCTGGCACATTGAAAGTATGAGCAGCCTCTCCATTAATCATACTAATTTGGGGTATAAACTCACTTGCGCCGACGTAAATCTGGTTTTGCTGTAAAGTTGACAATATTGCTGGATTGTTAAACAAAGCAGAAACATCATTATTTGCTACGGCGGAACCCGCCATTGCAGAACCTTGCAAGCTTGGACTCGTCTCATTGATTTGCAAACCCGCAGCCGATGCTGAAGCTCCAACAAAAAATTGAGAAATTAAAGCAGCAGTTGCAAATTTCTTATTTAAACGTGAATAACTCACCTTAGACTCCTTTCTTCATTTCATTGCACTACATTCTAAAATCCAGCGGTTACCTTGTCAGATTTGGGAGGAAAGTTCAAATCTATTTTTATTTTCTTACCAAATTTACCTAATTTTTAAATATCCAGTTTAGGGGCATTGCGGATCGTAGAAAAGGAAGTCATAAAGTTTTTGGATTGCCCCTTATATTTAAGCCGGTTAAGATAGAAGAATTTAAAAATCTAAAGGAATAGATCCATGAATGATTTTTTTCAAACTCCGCCTCGCTTAGGCAATCAATATGATGCAGATCGAGTTTTAAAAACTTATCTAGAATGGAAACTTCCTACTTCCATGTTGACGGAAATCCAACCTGAATTGTACCGACTAGGTCAACGAGTCATTGAGGATATTTATAAATTAGGTCAAGAAGCAGAAGCATTTCCACCCAAGCATGTTCCCTATGACCCATGGGGTAAACGCATTGACCATATTGAAGTATCTCAAGCATGGAAAGAACTCGATAAAATCTCTGCGGAAGAACAATTAATTGCCATAGGATATGAACGTCGTCATGGTGCATTATCACGCATCCATCAATTTGCCAAATTGTATTTATTTCATCCTTCATCAGCAATCTATACTTGCCCCCTCGCGATGACGGATGGGGCTGCTCGAGCATTGGAACTGTATGCAGATGAATCATTGAAAAAGCACGCCCTCCCCCACTTAATCTCTTCTGATCCAGCTTATTTTTGGACTTCTGGACAATGGATGACCGAACGCACCGGGGGTTCTGATGTGAGTGGCACATCTACGATTGCAAGACCAGGTGGTTCTCATTATCGACTCAGTGGTGTTAAATGGTTTACTTCTGCGACCACATCACAGATTGCAATGACTCTTGCGCGTATCGAAGGCGCCCCTGAGGGCAGTAAAGGGTTAAGTCTATTTTATCTTGAACTTCGAAATCAGATGGGTAAATTGAATGGCATACATATAAATCGCTTAAAAGATAAACTAGGTACCCGTGCTTTACCCACTGCAGAATTGACTCTAAAGGATACTCCTGCATTATTAGTCGGACCCGCGGGAGATGGAGTTAAAAAAATTTCATCATTGTTTAATATTACACGCATTTACAATGCTTGTTGCGCTGTGGGTTACATGCGACGAGGCCTCGCACTGGCTCGTGATTATGCCACAAAACGTGTTGCGTTTGGTCATACCTTATCAAAACATGTACTCCATCTGGAAACGTTAGCAGACATGCACGTCGAATTTACTGGCGCCTTCCATTTGGTTTTTCATGCCATTGAACTGTTAGGAAAAGATGAATTAAATGAAGCCACAGAAATGGAGCGAGCCGTTCTGAGATTGTTAACTCCTCTGATAAAACTTTATACGGCAAAAAAAGCAATTAGTGTAGTTAGCGAGACTTTAGAGGCTTTTGGAGGAGCTGGTTATATTGAAGATACAGGACTTCCACAATTATTAAGAAACGCACAAGTACTCTCCATATGGGAAGGAACGACTAATATTTTAAGTCTTGATGCATTGCGTGCCATTCATAAAGAGAATGCAGCGATATTTTTTCTTGAGGACATCCAAAACCGATTGAGCCAAATTAAAAATAAAGAACTTATTCAACCTCAGATAAAAACACAGCACGACGTCCAAAAACTGAAAAACCATGTCCAATCCATGTCTCAGATGAGTGATGAGGAACAACAGGCTGGAGCAAGACAACTTTCGTTTGCATTAGCACAAACTTTCGCATCCAGTTTGTTATTAGAACATGCCCAATGGACCCTGAAAAATAATAAGGATTCTCTACCTGTAATTACGGCGATCCGTTGGTGTGAAAAAAGGTTACCTGAATTGAAACAGTTTTCGGAACATTATAGAAAGGACTCACACGTTCTGGCTATGGATTATAACGACCTGCACTAGATTCAATTGAAGTAGCCTTCTTGACCACAGAGCCCGGGTTTATGGATAGTCAAATCTTCGCTTACCTGGGTAGCATTTAGTTTGCAACTGAAAGCAATAGCAGATGAGCAATGGTCACAAATAAAGGATAAAAATCCTTCTATTTAAGCCTTTTTTTGACACTCCTTTCCTTTCAAAGCACGGTTTAAACCGTGCTTTTTTGTTACTAAGAACTCTTGCATTTAACTTTAAAGGTCATTATTGTTGATCTCCGATTAATAACTAATTTAATGAAAATTAAGGGAATTTATGAAAAAAATAGGGCTCTTAGTTAGTTTTTTGTTTGTCTTAAATATGGGATGGGCCAAAACGCCAATTGTTGCTCCTCAACCCACTTCTTGTATTACAGGAAGCTTGAGCTCAACGGGTACAAAAAGCTGGCAAACAATTTCATTGAAATTAACTAACAATTGCAATGAGGCTGTAGATTTTCAAAATTCTACAATAACATTCTCTAATAACAGTAATTTAAATACTTCTTTTTGGGGAAATTTTTCGCCTTTATCCTATCCAGTCAATACATTACAAATTACCTCACAGTCCCAAAGTAATGGTACGTATTTATCTTCGCTCTCATTACAATTTCCCACCTATCCAGGAGCCAATAGTAAGCTCCCTAAAGGAAGTTTTTTTACAATAATCTATGGAGCGCCTACTGCAGACTACATAGCCAATAGTGTTCTTGCATATTTAAATTCTCCAGTATCCACAGGAAATATTAATTTAATCAATGCAACTGCAAAACCTGCGAATGTATCGCAAAACTATGCATTAGTGAATTTAACTTTAAATGGACAAAATATAAGTACAGTACAAGTTCCCTGGTCTGGACAACAACTCATTTCGGGTCTAGCTGCCGGAACTTATACTATATCACCAACTGCGGTTACGGATAGCAATGGAGTCATGTATCAAGGAGTCGCAAATCCTGCAAACTTAACCGTTACAGCGGATACCACGGTTTCCTCTACTCTTAGCTATACAGCAGCACCAACAACAGGAAACATCAATATTACACTACCTGCATTGCCCTCTCAGTTATCAGGTTATACGGGTATACCTACTGTAACTTTAACTCGGATGGATAATCAGAGCGCCATCAATGCGCAAGTACATTGGAGTACCACGAACGTAATTAGTCAGTTAGCCAATGGAGTGAATTATACTTTCTCTACTCCTTCAATAGCCTATAACGGATATAATTGTTCTCCAATATTTACACCGACCTCGGCTACAGCAGCAGTTTCCGCCCCCTCAGTGCAACTCACTTATAACTGTGTTCAGGTTGCCCAAGCCAGTGTTCCCATTACAATTACAGGAGCACCATCGTCGGTTTCCTCTATTAATGTAACCTTTACCCCTAATGGTAATGGTGCACCAGTTAATGAAGCAATTCCTTTGGTCAATGGCTCAGGAACAAGTAATGTAAACTTAGCTGATGGAGTTGTTTATACAGTAAGTGCAACAGCAGTTAATGGTTATACAATAAGTTATTCTCCACAACCTTTAACCGCATCGTCTTCTGCGACAGAAACGATAACTTATACCCAGAGCACAACTGCTGGCGGCAGAATTATAGGCTACTTACCAGGCTGGGTAACACCACCCCCTGCTACTGCTTTAGCTAATGCGGGTTATACCCATATTCTGGTTGCTTTTGGGGTCTTTAGCACGACCTCTCCCGGACAAATTACTTCGGCCTTCGATACTGTATCCGCAAGTTACATACAATCCTTGCATGATGCCGGCATTAAAGTATTGCTCTCTCTAGGTGGTGCATCGTCAGGCATCCCTAATACCACAGTGAATTTTCATCAGGTATTAGCCGCAGCCTCTTCACCAACAGCATTTCAGCAAACCTTCATTAGTTCATTGGAACATCTTGTAACCCAATATCATTTTGATGGATTTGATATTGATATAGAAAGTGGATTAAATGCAGGTGGAACATTTACCAATCCTACAGGTGATATAGCTGTTTTAGCGAATATTATTAATACAATGCATACCAATCACCCTAATCTGCTTCTTACCTTAACGCCGCAAACTGCTAATATTGCCGCCACTTCGGGGTTTGACGCTACATGGGGAAACTATGCATCTTTGGTGATGCAAACTCATCAATCTTTAGAATGGGTTGGTATTCAAATGTATAACGCAGGTTGTACTTTTGGCATCGACTTAATTTGTTATGATCCAAACAATACCAGTACTCCTAATGCTTCGGTTGCTATGGCAACGGATTTATTAGAAAATTGGCCTGCAGTGACTAGTTCAGGGCAACAAACTGGATTCCAACCTTACATCAGTTATCTGACTCCATCTCAAGTGGTCCTTGGTTATCCTGCACCCAATGCATCAGGACAAAGTGATGGTTCACCCGCAGCAGTTATTAGTACAATTAAACGCGCCATACAATGTTTACGCACTGGAGTTGCGAGTTCATCAAGTTGCGGTACCTATATCCCCCCACGGACTTATCCAGGATTTGGTGGTGTTTTTGACTGGGAAGTCATTCATGATCAAAATAACAATTATCACTTTGCAACCAGTCTGGTAAACTGCGTCAAAAATAATAATTGTAATTAATTATAGCCTGGACGCAATGCAAAGGCGTTGCCATTAAGATAAGAGGATTCCTGTCATTCCCGCAAGACGGGAATCTCTTCTTAAAGTGGCTCTACTCATCGCTAGAATAGGTTCCCGTCTACGCAGGAATGACAATTCTGCCTCCAAGTTATTCGAGTAAACTATGCAAAATTCTGGATTACTTTTAATCGCGATGGCATTTCTATTAGGTCTTCGCCACGGTTTTGATTTGGATCATCTAGCAACGATTGATTCAGTTACAAGGATTGTCAGTACCCAAAAAACTCTAGCAAAGTGTGTAGGTTTTTTATTTTCTCTAGGGCATGGATTTGTTGTTATTTTAATCAGCTTAATTATTGGCAATGGGGTGAAACCCATAATGGTTCCCCAATGGCTAGACGGACTCGGAAACAGTATATCGATTACTTTTCTATTGATTTTTGGATTTTTAAATCTTTGGAATGTGTTCCGTAGCCCCTCCACTCCTGCTCTACCAACCAGTTTGAAAAATTATT
The DNA window shown above is from Legionella sp. PC997 and carries:
- a CDS encoding OmpP1/FadL family transporter produces the protein MSYSRLNKKFATAALISQFFVGASASAAGLQINETSPSLQGSAMAGSAVANNDVSALFNNPAILSTLQQNQIYVGASEFIPQISMINGEAAHTFNVPGMPPSTIAGPVQGKASQHNISNAVFIPQGYIGWRTPLDKLTLGLAVVEPFYLYNKYSEASVLRYATVKSEINSVDINPSLAYQVSEKLSLGVGFQAQYLKTIFSHFDGVNTGVPSIDLFIASTQPTHLKSDGWGYGYTIGALYQWDQFTRFGVSYRSEISTNLSGHGEQYTIIGDIVPSPATTFLFNSETAVSNNFRTPGVLTIGLAHDINEWTLKATAQVTFWDYLGDLVISTPDAYETIYIVPMKWHNTFFGALGADYRYNSSLTLRGGFAYNQTPFNLQNRTPLIPESDQYWLNFGLSYFINDHFSVDGAYSHIFIRKQSVNITQTNEGIPGLAAPLEVNQVSADYKGTENIVSLGLRYSC
- a CDS encoding acyl-CoA dehydrogenase family protein, translating into MNDFFQTPPRLGNQYDADRVLKTYLEWKLPTSMLTEIQPELYRLGQRVIEDIYKLGQEAEAFPPKHVPYDPWGKRIDHIEVSQAWKELDKISAEEQLIAIGYERRHGALSRIHQFAKLYLFHPSSAIYTCPLAMTDGAARALELYADESLKKHALPHLISSDPAYFWTSGQWMTERTGGSDVSGTSTIARPGGSHYRLSGVKWFTSATTSQIAMTLARIEGAPEGSKGLSLFYLELRNQMGKLNGIHINRLKDKLGTRALPTAELTLKDTPALLVGPAGDGVKKISSLFNITRIYNACCAVGYMRRGLALARDYATKRVAFGHTLSKHVLHLETLADMHVEFTGAFHLVFHAIELLGKDELNEATEMERAVLRLLTPLIKLYTAKKAISVVSETLEAFGGAGYIEDTGLPQLLRNAQVLSIWEGTTNILSLDALRAIHKENAAIFFLEDIQNRLSQIKNKELIQPQIKTQHDVQKLKNHVQSMSQMSDEEQQAGARQLSFALAQTFASSLLLEHAQWTLKNNKDSLPVITAIRWCEKRLPELKQFSEHYRKDSHVLAMDYNDLH
- a CDS encoding glycosyl hydrolase family 18 protein; protein product: MKKIGLLVSFLFVLNMGWAKTPIVAPQPTSCITGSLSSTGTKSWQTISLKLTNNCNEAVDFQNSTITFSNNSNLNTSFWGNFSPLSYPVNTLQITSQSQSNGTYLSSLSLQFPTYPGANSKLPKGSFFTIIYGAPTADYIANSVLAYLNSPVSTGNINLINATAKPANVSQNYALVNLTLNGQNISTVQVPWSGQQLISGLAAGTYTISPTAVTDSNGVMYQGVANPANLTVTADTTVSSTLSYTAAPTTGNINITLPALPSQLSGYTGIPTVTLTRMDNQSAINAQVHWSTTNVISQLANGVNYTFSTPSIAYNGYNCSPIFTPTSATAAVSAPSVQLTYNCVQVAQASVPITITGAPSSVSSINVTFTPNGNGAPVNEAIPLVNGSGTSNVNLADGVVYTVSATAVNGYTISYSPQPLTASSSATETITYTQSTTAGGRIIGYLPGWVTPPPATALANAGYTHILVAFGVFSTTSPGQITSAFDTVSASYIQSLHDAGIKVLLSLGGASSGIPNTTVNFHQVLAAASSPTAFQQTFISSLEHLVTQYHFDGFDIDIESGLNAGGTFTNPTGDIAVLANIINTMHTNHPNLLLTLTPQTANIAATSGFDATWGNYASLVMQTHQSLEWVGIQMYNAGCTFGIDLICYDPNNTSTPNASVAMATDLLENWPAVTSSGQQTGFQPYISYLTPSQVVLGYPAPNASGQSDGSPAAVISTIKRAIQCLRTGVASSSSCGTYIPPRTYPGFGGVFDWEVIHDQNNNYHFATSLVNCVKNNNCN
- a CDS encoding DNA repair protein — its product is MQNSGLLLIAMAFLLGLRHGFDLDHLATIDSVTRIVSTQKTLAKCVGFLFSLGHGFVVILISLIIGNGVKPIMVPQWLDGLGNSISITFLLIFGFLNLWNVFRSPSTPALPTSLKNYLSKKLIRKNFNPFFILLLGALFALSFDTVSQVVLFSISARAMNGWIFSGLLGVIFMLGMMVSDGLNGVFISTLIHRADSVSLLLSRMAGLLIASFSLIIGMINFIQMYN